From a single Calothrix sp. NIES-2098 genomic region:
- a CDS encoding beta-ketoacyl synthase has translation MVDIQASDNQDPIDGIAIIGMVGRFPGARNVDELWHNLCEGVESTTFFQDEELDPSIDPNLCKDASYVKARGTIPGGENFDAAFFGINPSEAVVMDPQARVFLELVYEALENAGYESESFDGLIGLYAGCGQNTYFANHICGRMEIVDRIGEFQTMLANEKDFLTTRAAYKLNLKGPAVSVNTACSTSLVAIIQACQALSNYQCDLALAGGVSMTTPQNSGYIAQEGSMLSGDGHCRPFDVNAQGTMFNNGAGIVALKRLEDALQDGDRIYAVIRGLGINNDGGDKVSFTAPSVDGQAEAIAMAQAYANIHPETISYIEAHGTATPLGDPIEIEALTQAFRVHTDAKQFCAIGSVKSNLGHLVAAAGVTGLIKTALSLYHKKLPPSLNFTAPNPKIDFANSPFYVNTKLVEWAEGETPRRAGVSSFGVGGTNAHVVLEETPEIQLAGASRPQQLLLLCAKTSTALDAATANLQQHLQYNAEVNLADVAYTLQRGRKAFNYRRYVVCHDITDAIASLQSLDPNQVSTRHTEIRNPPVAFMFPGQGSQYVNMGLNLYNHELVFREVVDRCAEILKPLLGRDLREIMYPAPGDGETAAISLKQTFFTQPALFVIEYALAQLWQSWGVKPEAMIGHSIGEFVAACIAGVFSLEDALMLVATRGRLMWELPGGAMLSVRLPAKEVEPRLSAELAIAAINGPSLCVVAGPTDAIASLQQQLESEEIVCRHLHTSHAFHSPMMDSIVAPFAEVVAQVKLSAPQIPFVSTVTANWITNEQATDPMYWANHLRQTVRFAEGVQTLWEQPERVLLEVGPRATTATLARQQAKDIKQQIAIPSLADNAENAAEWNALLKAVGQLWLAGVTIDWSNFYQDETRQRIPLPTYPFERQRFWIDPLPHPSRAKTTQPPDPQSLEKPATMSSPKQKLIPLLKEVLEETSGLEIAGFDDSTTFLEMGLDSLSLTQVGLALKKKFKVKVTLRQLLEVCPNLGTLADLIHDGLSPEVVSALGLTETVAEPTPEAALPTPAIVHQVPTNVSVPQQIAAQPVVASSFLETVINQQLQIMTQQLALLGNNNLSLTTPVVPTVSTPQNTVSVTPTQTTTEAKPAVEAESNGAKKAFGAAARIEKTQKTLTTAQRAYLDKFIQRYTKRTQQSKEYTQSHRRYLADPRSVSGFNPTMKEMVYPIVVSRSSGSKLWDIDGNEYVDLSNGFGLNLFGWSPAFITEAIEAQLKLGMEIGPQTPLVGEVAKLMCELTNFDRAAFCNTGSEAVLGAMRLARTITGRNLIAIFSGAYHGILDEVIVRGSKQLRSIPAAPGIPPEKVENILVLDYDSPESLEILKSRADELAGVMVESVQSRRPEYQPKEFLQQLRKFTEEADIALIFDEIVTGFRIHPGGAQAHFGIKADIATYGKIVGGGLPIGVIAGTSKYMDALDGGFWQYGDDSVPEVGVTYFAGTFVRHPLALAAAKAVLQHLKQSGPSLQQNLNARTDKFVAEIMRCFQQVNAPFTAYNFGSLFMVKPAPEFIYGDLFFYLMREKGVHIWDHRPCFLTTAHSEADLAFVMTAFKESLAEMQAAGFFAAPAEEAITRSQKEVVITNNSLRNRPPQPGAKLGRDPQGNPSWYIPDPERPGKYLQVAGVS, from the coding sequence ATGGTAGATATACAAGCATCGGATAATCAAGATCCCATTGATGGTATTGCCATTATTGGCATGGTAGGAAGATTTCCTGGCGCTAGAAATGTCGATGAATTGTGGCACAATCTCTGCGAGGGAGTAGAGTCAACAACTTTCTTTCAAGATGAAGAACTAGATCCAAGTATTGACCCCAACCTTTGCAAAGATGCTAGCTACGTCAAAGCTAGAGGAACCATCCCCGGAGGCGAAAACTTTGATGCAGCTTTCTTTGGCATTAATCCCTCAGAAGCCGTGGTGATGGACCCGCAAGCCAGGGTGTTCTTAGAGTTGGTGTATGAAGCTCTAGAAAATGCTGGTTATGAATCAGAATCTTTCGACGGTTTGATTGGTTTGTACGCTGGTTGTGGACAAAATACTTATTTTGCCAACCACATTTGTGGCCGGATGGAAATTGTTGATCGCATCGGTGAATTCCAAACGATGCTAGCTAATGAAAAAGACTTTTTAACCACCCGTGCGGCGTATAAACTTAACCTGAAAGGCCCGGCTGTCAGTGTAAATACTGCTTGCTCTACTTCTTTGGTAGCAATTATTCAGGCTTGCCAAGCCCTGAGCAACTATCAATGCGATTTGGCTTTAGCTGGTGGTGTATCTATGACTACACCCCAAAATAGTGGTTATATCGCTCAGGAAGGCAGTATGCTTTCCGGTGATGGACATTGTCGCCCCTTCGATGTTAACGCTCAAGGCACAATGTTCAATAACGGCGCAGGAATAGTTGCCCTAAAGCGTTTAGAAGATGCACTGCAAGATGGCGATCGCATTTATGCGGTGATTAGGGGACTGGGTATCAATAATGACGGTGGTGATAAGGTCAGCTTTACGGCTCCCAGTGTAGATGGACAAGCCGAAGCCATTGCAATGGCCCAAGCTTACGCCAACATTCACCCTGAAACCATCTCTTATATTGAAGCGCACGGTACAGCCACACCGCTAGGTGACCCGATTGAAATTGAAGCACTGACGCAAGCTTTTCGAGTGCATACAGATGCGAAACAATTTTGTGCCATTGGCTCAGTTAAAAGCAATCTTGGGCATTTAGTAGCGGCGGCTGGGGTAACGGGTTTAATAAAAACTGCGCTGTCGCTTTATCACAAAAAATTACCCCCAAGCCTGAATTTTACAGCGCCCAACCCCAAAATTGACTTTGCCAACAGCCCCTTCTATGTCAATACCAAACTAGTGGAATGGGCAGAAGGTGAAACTCCGCGCCGCGCTGGTGTGAGTTCCTTTGGTGTGGGTGGAACGAATGCTCATGTAGTTTTGGAAGAAACCCCAGAAATCCAACTTGCCGGTGCTTCTCGTCCACAGCAGCTATTGTTGCTCTGCGCCAAAACAAGTACAGCCTTAGATGCTGCAACCGCCAATTTACAACAACATCTGCAATACAACGCCGAAGTTAACTTAGCTGATGTTGCCTATACCCTACAGCGCGGCCGCAAAGCTTTCAACTATCGCCGCTATGTAGTTTGTCACGATATTACAGATGCGATCGCCTCTCTCCAATCTTTAGACCCCAATCAAGTAAGTACCCGTCATACAGAAATCCGTAATCCCCCTGTTGCTTTTATGTTCCCAGGGCAAGGATCGCAATATGTGAACATGGGATTGAATCTCTACAACCATGAACTTGTATTTCGTGAGGTAGTAGATCGATGCGCGGAAATTCTCAAACCTTTGCTGGGGAGAGATTTACGCGAAATCATGTATCCCGCACCAGGCGATGGCGAAACTGCTGCTATTTCTCTAAAACAAACCTTCTTTACTCAGCCAGCATTATTCGTCATTGAATACGCCCTAGCTCAACTATGGCAAAGTTGGGGAGTTAAACCCGAAGCTATGATTGGGCATAGTATTGGTGAATTTGTTGCCGCCTGTATTGCGGGTGTATTTAGCTTAGAAGATGCGCTGATGTTGGTTGCAACTCGCGGTCGCTTAATGTGGGAGTTACCGGGGGGAGCCATGCTTTCAGTCCGCCTCCCAGCTAAAGAAGTAGAACCACGATTGAGTGCAGAATTAGCGATCGCAGCAATTAATGGCCCCTCCCTATGTGTAGTTGCAGGCCCCACAGATGCGATCGCATCACTACAACAACAACTAGAAAGCGAAGAGATTGTCTGTCGCCATCTCCATACCTCCCATGCTTTCCACTCCCCGATGATGGATAGTATTGTGGCTCCCTTTGCAGAGGTAGTTGCACAAGTTAAATTATCAGCACCTCAAATTCCCTTTGTTTCCACTGTCACTGCTAATTGGATTACAAACGAGCAAGCTACCGATCCAATGTATTGGGCGAATCATCTGCGCCAAACTGTGCGATTTGCGGAAGGTGTACAAACCCTATGGGAACAGCCAGAACGGGTACTGCTGGAGGTAGGGCCACGGGCTACAACTGCAACCCTAGCGCGCCAACAGGCAAAAGATATCAAACAACAAATTGCGATTCCTTCTCTGGCTGACAACGCTGAGAACGCAGCCGAATGGAATGCATTACTCAAAGCAGTAGGACAACTGTGGTTAGCAGGAGTGACTATTGACTGGAGCAATTTCTATCAAGACGAAACACGCCAGCGAATTCCGCTTCCGACTTATCCCTTTGAACGCCAACGTTTTTGGATCGATCCACTACCCCATCCCAGCCGCGCCAAAACTACTCAACCTCCCGATCCCCAAAGTTTAGAGAAACCTGCAACTATGTCATCCCCCAAGCAAAAACTTATTCCCCTACTCAAAGAAGTTCTCGAAGAAACCTCTGGACTAGAAATCGCTGGTTTTGACGACTCGACAACGTTTTTAGAAATGGGGTTAGATTCCCTATCTCTCACGCAAGTTGGGCTAGCGTTAAAGAAAAAATTTAAAGTCAAGGTAACACTAAGACAATTACTAGAAGTTTGCCCCAATTTAGGAACCTTGGCTGACTTGATCCATGACGGTTTATCTCCCGAAGTTGTATCAGCGCTTGGTTTAACAGAAACTGTTGCAGAACCCACTCCAGAAGCAGCATTACCAACACCTGCGATAGTGCATCAAGTTCCTACAAATGTATCTGTACCTCAACAAATTGCTGCTCAACCTGTTGTTGCATCCAGTTTCTTAGAAACTGTGATTAATCAGCAGCTACAAATCATGACTCAACAATTGGCGTTACTGGGTAACAACAATTTATCCCTAACAACGCCAGTTGTACCGACAGTATCAACTCCACAAAACACTGTATCTGTTACCCCTACCCAAACCACCACAGAAGCAAAACCCGCAGTAGAAGCTGAATCTAACGGTGCTAAAAAGGCATTTGGTGCAGCAGCGCGAATTGAAAAAACCCAGAAAACTCTGACAACAGCACAACGCGCTTATCTAGATAAATTTATCCAACGATATACAAAACGGACGCAACAATCCAAAGAATATACCCAATCTCATCGCCGTTACTTGGCAGATCCCAGAAGCGTTTCTGGCTTCAACCCCACGATGAAAGAGATGGTTTATCCAATTGTGGTATCTCGTTCATCGGGTTCTAAACTTTGGGACATTGACGGTAACGAATATGTTGATTTAAGCAACGGTTTTGGTTTGAATTTATTTGGTTGGTCGCCAGCTTTCATTACCGAAGCAATTGAAGCTCAATTAAAACTCGGTATGGAAATCGGCCCCCAAACTCCTTTAGTGGGAGAAGTCGCAAAGTTAATGTGTGAATTGACCAACTTTGACCGCGCCGCTTTTTGCAATACAGGTTCAGAAGCCGTTTTAGGGGCGATGCGGTTGGCGCGGACAATCACAGGCCGGAATTTAATCGCTATCTTTTCAGGAGCTTATCACGGCATTTTAGATGAAGTCATTGTTCGCGGTAGCAAGCAACTGCGGTCAATTCCCGCCGCGCCTGGTATTCCTCCTGAAAAAGTAGAGAATATTTTGGTACTGGATTATGATTCACCCGAGTCTTTAGAAATCCTCAAAAGTCGGGCTGATGAATTAGCTGGGGTGATGGTGGAATCTGTACAAAGCCGCCGCCCAGAATACCAACCCAAAGAATTCTTACAGCAATTGCGTAAGTTTACTGAAGAGGCTGATATTGCTCTGATTTTTGATGAAATCGTGACTGGATTTAGAATTCATCCCGGTGGCGCGCAAGCTCATTTCGGTATTAAAGCTGACATTGCTACCTACGGTAAGATAGTCGGCGGTGGGCTACCGATAGGAGTCATTGCTGGGACATCAAAATATATGGATGCTCTAGATGGTGGCTTTTGGCAGTATGGTGATGATTCAGTTCCAGAGGTTGGTGTCACTTACTTCGCTGGTACTTTCGTCCGCCATCCCCTAGCACTAGCAGCCGCAAAAGCAGTACTGCAACATTTAAAGCAGAGTGGCCCTAGCTTACAGCAAAATCTCAATGCTAGAACCGATAAGTTTGTAGCAGAAATAATGAGATGTTTCCAACAAGTAAATGCACCCTTCACCGCTTATAATTTCGGCTCCCTATTCATGGTGAAACCTGCGCCAGAGTTCATCTATGGAGATTTGTTCTTTTACTTGATGCGGGAAAAGGGAGTGCATATTTGGGATCATCGTCCTTGCTTCCTCACCACAGCCCATTCCGAAGCTGATTTGGCTTTCGTGATGACAGCCTTTAAAGAGAGTCTTGCTGAAATGCAAGCTGCTGGCTTCTTTGCTGCACCTGCTGAAGAAGCCATAACCCGCAGCCAAAAGGAAGTTGTTATTACCAATAACAGCCTCCGCAATCGTCCTCCCCAACCTGGTGCAAAATTAGGACGCGATCCCCAAGGTAATCCTTCCTGGTACATCCCCGATCCTGAGCGTCCAGGGAAATATTTACAAGTCGCTGGTGTTTCCTAA
- a CDS encoding amino acid adenylation domain-containing protein, with amino-acid sequence MELITNSLFRKADSEQDSFRLPLLKKSDQQQLLDKWNHTQTDYPKQACIHELFEAQVEKTPDAVALIFNEEQITYKDLNSRANQLAKYLQILGVGAEVLVGICVERSIEMVVGLLAILKAGGAFVPLDPAYPQERLAFMLSDTKVSVLLTQKDLVTKLPTHNASVICLDKNWDAIFPNSQENLTTNVTAENLAYVMYTSGSTGTPKGVCVIHRGVVRLVKETNYAQLTDKEVILQLAPISFDASTLEIWGCLLNGGKLVIAPPHTPSLEELAQIIQHNQVTTLWLTAGLFHLIVDEKIEALKSLRQLLAGGDVLSVPHVQKFLQTVENCQLINGYGPTENTTFTCCYSITAPLQPGASIPIGRPIANTQVYILDDNLQQVAIAEVGELYIAGDGLARGYLNRPDLTAEKFIFHSFDGNSQTRLYKTGDLARFLPNRNIEFLGRIDNQVKIRGFRIELGEIEREIAQHPDVRENVVLALQQETGEKQLVAYIVPHQHSSYTHNQLRSFLQQKLPNYMMPSAFVLLESLPLTANGKVDRHKLPAPSRERPQLEQAYIAPQTDLERQLAAILGDLLKIERVGLDDNFFDLGATSISILQVTARIQQELSIDLPAVKLFQYSTIGALAKYLQLKQNSQPAYDKLQNRAQRQQAARSRRRNHQQGV; translated from the coding sequence ATGGAATTAATAACTAATTCTTTATTTAGAAAAGCTGATTCAGAACAAGATAGTTTCAGATTGCCTCTCTTAAAAAAATCCGACCAACAGCAATTACTAGATAAGTGGAATCATACTCAAACTGATTATCCCAAACAAGCTTGTATTCATGAGTTATTTGAAGCGCAAGTAGAAAAAACACCCGATGCTGTAGCCTTAATTTTTAATGAGGAGCAAATTACCTATAAAGACTTGAATAGTCGTGCTAATCAACTAGCAAAATATCTGCAAATCTTAGGGGTTGGTGCAGAAGTTCTAGTAGGAATTTGCGTAGAACGCTCAATAGAAATGGTTGTAGGGCTGCTCGCCATTCTTAAAGCTGGTGGAGCTTTTGTACCTCTAGATCCTGCTTATCCGCAAGAACGTTTAGCTTTCATGCTGTCTGATACCAAGGTATCGGTACTATTAACTCAAAAAGATTTAGTTACTAAATTACCTACTCATAATGCATCTGTAATTTGCTTAGATAAAAATTGGGATGCAATTTTTCCAAATAGCCAAGAGAATCTAACTACTAATGTCACTGCCGAAAACCTGGCTTATGTGATGTACACTTCAGGTTCCACAGGTACACCTAAGGGTGTTTGTGTGATTCATCGCGGTGTAGTCAGGTTAGTTAAAGAAACTAACTATGCTCAATTAACAGATAAAGAAGTAATTCTACAACTTGCGCCGATTTCCTTTGATGCTTCAACTTTAGAAATTTGGGGTTGCTTACTCAATGGTGGAAAATTAGTAATTGCTCCTCCGCATACACCATCATTAGAAGAATTAGCGCAGATTATTCAGCACAACCAAGTTACAACTCTTTGGCTAACGGCTGGGTTATTCCATCTGATAGTTGATGAAAAAATTGAAGCTTTAAAATCCTTGCGTCAGCTTTTAGCGGGTGGCGATGTTTTATCAGTTCCCCACGTCCAGAAGTTTCTCCAAACTGTAGAGAACTGTCAGCTAATTAATGGTTATGGCCCGACAGAAAATACAACCTTTACTTGCTGCTACAGCATCACAGCACCATTGCAACCAGGTGCTTCCATCCCCATTGGTCGCCCCATTGCCAATACCCAAGTTTATATATTAGATGACAACCTCCAACAAGTAGCGATCGCAGAAGTTGGCGAGTTGTACATTGCTGGTGATGGACTCGCTAGAGGCTATCTCAACCGTCCCGATTTGACTGCTGAAAAGTTTATTTTTCACTCTTTTGATGGGAATTCGCAAACACGCCTCTACAAAACTGGCGATTTAGCGCGATTTTTACCAAATAGGAATATCGAATTTTTAGGAAGAATTGATAATCAAGTCAAAATTCGCGGTTTCCGCATTGAACTTGGCGAAATCGAAAGAGAAATTGCTCAACATCCTGACGTGCGGGAAAATGTGGTATTAGCACTTCAGCAAGAAACAGGCGAAAAGCAGTTAGTTGCTTATATTGTGCCGCATCAGCACAGTAGTTACACGCACAATCAATTGCGGAGTTTTTTACAGCAAAAACTACCTAATTACATGATGCCATCAGCCTTTGTGTTGTTGGAATCACTACCTTTAACTGCAAACGGCAAAGTTGATAGACATAAATTACCTGCACCCAGTAGAGAACGTCCGCAACTCGAACAAGCTTATATTGCTCCCCAAACCGATTTAGAACGTCAATTAGCAGCTATTTTGGGCGATTTGCTAAAAATTGAGCGCGTTGGCTTAGATGATAATTTCTTCGATTTGGGAGCAACTTCCATCTCAATTCTGCAAGTTACAGCGCGGATACAACAGGAACTGAGTATTGATTTACCTGCGGTGAAGCTCTTTCAATATTCAACAATTGGCGCATTAGCAAAGTATTTGCAATTAAAACAAAACAGCCAACCTGCTTATGACAAGCTGCAAAATCGCGCTCAACGTCAACAAGCAGCGCGTAGTCGTCGCCGTAATCATCAACAAGGTGTTTAA
- a CDS encoding extracellular ligand-binding receptor, with product MSRLNRRKFLIYSSATIGSSIFLKACVNNSPSTTNSPTASPVAAAGGGDKIKIGILHSLSGTMAISEKSVVDAEKLAIKEINANGGVLGKQIEAIVEDGASNWDTFREKATKLIDQDKVAVVFGCWTSASRKNVKPVFESKDHMLWYPVQYEGQECSKNIFYTGAAPNQQIEPSVDWLLKNKGKEFFLVGSDYVFPRTANTIIKAQLEALGGKTVGEDYLPLGNTEVTPIITKIKQTLPNGGVIYNTLNGDSNVAFFKQLKGAGLTPDKYPSMSVSIAEEEVKAIGVEYLKGHYAAWNYFQTVDTPANKKFVEAFKKEYGPDRVTNDPMEAAYIAVYLWKQAVEKAGSPDIAKVRTAAYGQTIDAPEGKVTVNANHHISKIVRIGEVRDDGLFNIVYATPAPVEPVPWNQFVKETKGFACDWSDPAKGGKYKKA from the coding sequence ATGAGTAGACTGAACCGACGTAAGTTTTTGATTTACAGCTCTGCAACTATTGGTAGTAGCATATTTTTGAAGGCTTGCGTCAATAATTCTCCAAGTACTACAAACAGCCCGACAGCTTCTCCTGTGGCTGCTGCTGGTGGTGGCGACAAAATCAAAATAGGTATTTTGCACTCACTCAGTGGCACAATGGCTATTAGTGAAAAAAGTGTCGTTGATGCTGAGAAATTAGCCATCAAAGAAATTAATGCCAATGGTGGAGTTTTAGGAAAACAAATTGAAGCAATTGTAGAAGATGGTGCTTCTAACTGGGATACTTTTAGGGAAAAAGCCACCAAATTGATCGATCAAGATAAAGTAGCTGTAGTTTTTGGTTGTTGGACTTCAGCTAGCCGCAAAAATGTTAAACCAGTCTTTGAAAGTAAAGACCATATGCTGTGGTATCCCGTGCAGTATGAAGGTCAAGAGTGTTCTAAAAACATTTTTTACACAGGCGCAGCGCCAAACCAACAAATTGAACCTTCTGTTGATTGGTTGTTAAAAAATAAAGGCAAAGAATTCTTTTTAGTAGGCTCAGATTACGTTTTCCCTCGGACTGCTAACACTATTATCAAAGCCCAATTAGAAGCACTTGGTGGAAAAACAGTTGGTGAAGATTACTTACCCTTAGGTAATACAGAAGTTACACCAATCATCACCAAAATTAAGCAAACTTTGCCTAACGGTGGAGTAATTTATAACACCTTAAATGGTGATAGCAATGTGGCTTTCTTCAAACAATTAAAAGGTGCAGGATTAACACCGGATAAATATCCTTCGATGTCAGTAAGTATTGCTGAAGAAGAAGTGAAAGCAATTGGTGTTGAGTATCTTAAAGGTCACTACGCTGCTTGGAATTACTTCCAAACAGTAGATACTCCTGCTAATAAGAAATTTGTTGAAGCTTTTAAAAAAGAATATGGCCCAGACAGGGTAACAAATGACCCAATGGAAGCCGCATATATCGCCGTTTATTTGTGGAAGCAAGCAGTAGAAAAAGCGGGTAGTCCTGACATAGCTAAAGTGCGAACTGCGGCCTACGGTCAAACTATAGATGCACCTGAAGGAAAAGTGACAGTAAATGCCAATCATCATATCTCCAAAATTGTGCGCATTGGTGAAGTTAGAGATGATGGTTTGTTTAATATTGTCTATGCTACACCTGCACCAGTTGAGCCAGTTCCTTGGAATCAATTTGTGAAAGAAACTAAGGGATTTGCTTGTGATTGGTCAGATCCAGCTAAGGGTGGTAAGTACAAAAAAGCCTAA
- a CDS encoding inner-membrane translocator, which yields MLTGFLDAVFNGISIGSVLLIAALGLAIIFGLMGVINMAHGELMMFGAYTTFLVQNGCKQLGGFWFEIYIFLALIFAFVFTACIGLILERGVIRYLYGRPLETLLATWGVSLIFQQFVRSVNWILVSGLILFCLLFFGGLWFLNSRTNLERIRNWVVGVIFLLSLGVTITTSNILSQTYQLAVTKPWFGAQNVDVTAPGWLQTGISLAGVQLPFARLFIIALTAICVGGIYLFLQRSSWGLKIRAVTQNRSMSACLGIPTQKVDAIAFALGSGLAGVAGCAISLLGSVGPNTGQNYIIDTFMVVVVGGVGNLAGTIVAALGIGTANFLIGSGTIASLLSPVKPLADFLTFFATTSMAKAMVFLLIIVFLQWKPAGMFPQKGRTVDV from the coding sequence ATGTTAACTGGTTTTTTAGATGCTGTATTTAATGGTATAAGCATCGGTTCTGTGTTATTAATTGCTGCCTTGGGATTAGCCATTATATTTGGCTTAATGGGTGTGATTAATATGGCACATGGCGAATTGATGATGTTTGGTGCTTATACAACATTTCTAGTGCAGAATGGCTGTAAACAATTAGGCGGATTTTGGTTTGAAATTTATATATTTCTGGCTTTGATATTTGCTTTCGTTTTTACAGCATGTATCGGGTTAATTCTCGAAAGAGGCGTGATTCGTTACCTTTATGGACGACCGCTAGAAACTCTACTAGCAACTTGGGGAGTCAGTTTGATTTTTCAGCAGTTTGTGCGTAGTGTGAATTGGATATTAGTTAGTGGCTTGATATTGTTTTGTTTGTTGTTTTTTGGTGGTTTATGGTTTTTAAATTCCCGCACAAATTTAGAGAGAATCCGTAACTGGGTTGTGGGAGTGATTTTCTTACTATCTTTGGGAGTGACAATAACCACAAGCAATATATTGAGCCAAACTTATCAGTTAGCAGTCACTAAACCTTGGTTTGGCGCACAAAATGTTGATGTAACCGCACCTGGTTGGTTACAAACTGGTATCTCTTTAGCTGGGGTACAATTACCATTTGCCAGGTTATTTATTATTGCTTTGACAGCGATTTGTGTAGGCGGAATTTATCTATTCTTACAACGTTCTAGCTGGGGATTAAAAATTAGGGCTGTCACCCAAAACCGCAGTATGAGTGCTTGTTTAGGTATCCCCACTCAAAAAGTGGATGCGATCGCATTTGCTTTGGGTTCTGGTTTAGCTGGTGTGGCTGGCTGTGCAATTAGTTTATTAGGTTCTGTGGGACCCAATACCGGACAAAATTACATTATCGACACATTTATGGTTGTGGTTGTCGGTGGTGTGGGTAATTTAGCAGGTACGATTGTCGCGGCTTTGGGAATTGGTACAGCTAACTTTTTAATTGGTTCTGGAACTATAGCTTCGTTATTGTCTCCTGTGAAGCCTTTAGCAGACTTTTTGACGTTTTTTGCCACAACAAGTATGGCCAAGGCGATGGTATTTCTACTGATTATTGTGTTTTTACAGTGGAAGCCTGCGGGAATGTTTCCGCAAAAAGGTCGGACTGTTGATGTTTAA
- a CDS encoding ABC transporter permease protein: MKQKQRRLILIEVGVVVAIALILIVIVPMVLSEFRLNLLGRFLSLAIVALGIDLIWGYTGLLSLGHGIFFGLGGYAIAMYLKLQVPQGELPDFMGLYGVTELPWFWRPFYSFPIAVAAVVLIPGLLAGLLGYLVFRNRIKGVYFSILTQAAIIVFFNFFNGQQQFFNGTNGLIDFTTLFGATVSDPKTKFIFYTLTVLFLTVTYGVCRWLTSGRFGKLLIAIRDDESRVRFSGYDPTDFKTLVFAVSGAIAGIAGAFYTLQSGSVSPRAMDIAFSIEMVIWVAVGGRATLIGAIIGTLLVNYARAFLSEQFSEIWLFFQGALFLIVVTVLPDGIVGWFRNQNIPLLKRPQEISTYPSLEIDPEVQHERQNLGN; the protein is encoded by the coding sequence ATGAAGCAAAAGCAGCGAAGGTTAATATTAATTGAAGTTGGGGTGGTAGTAGCGATCGCACTTATCCTGATCGTAATTGTGCCAATGGTGCTGTCAGAGTTTCGCTTGAATTTGTTGGGGCGATTTCTGTCGCTGGCGATTGTGGCTTTAGGTATCGATTTGATTTGGGGTTATACTGGCTTACTCAGTTTGGGACATGGGATTTTCTTTGGTTTAGGTGGATATGCGATCGCAATGTACCTAAAACTGCAAGTCCCACAAGGTGAATTACCTGATTTCATGGGATTGTATGGCGTCACAGAACTTCCTTGGTTTTGGCGACCTTTTTATTCTTTCCCTATCGCTGTAGCGGCTGTAGTTCTTATCCCAGGTTTGCTGGCTGGATTGCTGGGATATTTAGTATTCCGCAATCGCATTAAGGGAGTTTATTTTTCAATTTTGACTCAAGCCGCAATTATTGTATTTTTCAATTTTTTTAATGGTCAACAACAATTTTTTAACGGGACAAATGGACTGATAGATTTCACAACATTATTTGGTGCAACTGTCAGCGATCCGAAAACAAAATTTATTTTCTACACTCTTACAGTATTATTTCTCACCGTTACTTATGGAGTTTGTCGCTGGCTGACAAGCGGACGTTTTGGCAAACTTTTAATAGCGATTCGAGATGATGAAAGTCGAGTCAGATTTTCTGGTTATGACCCTACAGATTTTAAAACATTAGTATTTGCCGTTTCTGGTGCGATCGCCGGGATAGCAGGAGCATTTTACACCCTACAAAGTGGTTCTGTCTCACCTAGAGCAATGGATATTGCTTTTTCTATTGAAATGGTAATTTGGGTGGCTGTGGGGGGACGTGCTACTTTAATCGGGGCAATTATTGGCACTTTATTAGTTAATTATGCCCGTGCTTTTTTAAGCGAACAATTTTCGGAAATCTGGCTATTTTTCCAAGGCGCACTCTTCTTAATTGTCGTGACAGTCCTTCCTGACGGAATAGTAGGCTGGTTCCGCAATCAAAATATTCCGCTTTTGAAACGTCCTCAAGAAATTTCTACCTATCCCAGCTTGGAAATAGATCCAGAAGTGCAACATGAACGCCAAAATCTTGGAAACTGA